Proteins from one Ahaetulla prasina isolate Xishuangbanna chromosome 2, ASM2864084v1, whole genome shotgun sequence genomic window:
- the IDH3G gene encoding isocitrate dehydrogenase [NAD] subunit gamma, mitochondrial isoform X2 yields MAVSVVLNTTRQLWRPTLLVPRSVQAITDGNRRNIASQQSIPPPAKYGGRHTVTMIPGDGIGPELMLHVRELFRHACVPVDFEEVLVSSEASESDIQNAIMAIRRNRVALKGNIETNHNLPPSHKSRNNILRTTLDLFANLIHCKSLPGVATRHHDIDILIVRENTEGEYSSLEHESVSGVVESLKIITKTKSLRIAEYAFRLAHEAGRKKVTAVHKANIMKLGDGLFLQCCKEVASGYPNITFESMIVDNTTMQLVSRPQQFDVMVMPNLYGNIVNNVCAGLVGGPGLVPGANYGRDYAVFETATRNTGKSIAGKNIANPTAMLLASCMMLDHLRLHSYASVIRKAVLTSMDDAETHTPDIGGLGTTSAAVQSIMKQITKPRSHLAQ; encoded by the exons GTGCAGGCTATAACAGATGGCAATCGCAGAAACATTGCCTCG CAACAGAGTATT cCTCCCCCAGCCAAGTATGGAGGTCGCCATACTGTGACCATGATCCCAGGAGATGGGATTGGGCCAGAGCTCATGCTTCATGTCAGAGAATTGTTCCG GCATGCCTGTGTACCCGTGGATTTTGAGGAAGTTCTAGTGAGCTCAGAGGCATCTGAAAGTGACATACAAAATGCTATCATGGCCATCCGCCGTAACCGTGTGGCTCTCAAAG GAAACATCGAGACAAACCATAATCTGCCACCTTCCCACAAATCCCGGAACAACATATTGCG TACTACTTTGGATCTCTTTGCCAACCTGATTCATTGCAAGAGCCTTCCAGGTGTGGCAACCAGGCACCATGACATCGACATCCTCATTGTCCGGGAGAACACAGAGGGGGAATACAGCAGCCTAGAACATGAG AGTGTCTCTGGCGTGGTGGAGAGCCTCAAGATCATCACAAAGACAAAATCGCTGCGCATTGCTGAATATGCTTTCAGATTGGCACACGAAGCTGGTCGTAAGAAAGTGACAGCTGTCCACAAGGCCAATATTAT GAAACTGGGTGACGGTCTGTTCCTGCAGTGTTGCAAAGAGGTGGCATCTGGCTACCCAAATATCACCTTTGAGAGCATGATTGTTGACAACACTACCATGCAG CTGGTTTCCCGCCCACAGCAGTTTGACGTCATGGTTATGCCTAACCTCTATGGCAATATTGTCAACAATGTCTGCGCTGGATTGGTTGGCGGTCCAGGCCTGGTCCCAGGAGCCAATTATGGCCGTGACTATGCAGTTTTTGAAACA GCCACACGCAACACTGGCAAAAGTATTGCAGGCAAGAACATTGCGAACCCCACAGCAATGCTTCTCGCCAGCTGTATGATGCTGGATCACCTTAG GTTGCACAGCTACGCATCTGTGATCCGCAAGGCAGTCCTAACCTCCATGGATGATGCGGAA ACCCACACGCCAGATATTGGGGGCCTGGGTACCACCTCAGCAGCCGTTCAATCAATCATGAAGCAGATCACCAAGCCTAGGTCTCACCTGGCACAG TAA
- the IDH3G gene encoding isocitrate dehydrogenase [NAD] subunit gamma, mitochondrial isoform X1: MAVSVVLNTTRQLWRPTLLVPRSVQAITDGNHRNIASQQSIPPPAKYGGRHTVTMIPGDGIGPELMLHVRELFRHACVPVDFEEVLVSSEASESDIQNAIMAIRRNRVALKGNIETNHNLPPSHKSRNNILRTTLDLFANLIHCKSLPGVATRHHDIDILIVRENTEGEYSSLEHESVSGVVESLKIITKTKSLRIAEYAFRLAHEAGRKKVTAVHKANIMKLGDGLFLQCCKEVASGYPNITFESMIVDNTTMQLVSRPQQFDVMVMPNLYGNIVNNVCAGLVGGPGLVPGANYGRDYAVFETATRNTGKSIAGKNIANPTAMLLASCMMLDHLRLHSYASVIRKAVLTSMDDAETHTPDIGGLGTTSAAVQSIMKQITKPRSHLAQ, from the exons GTGCAGGCTATAACAGATGGCAATCACAGAAACATTGCCTCG CAACAGAGTATT cCTCCCCCAGCCAAGTATGGAGGTCGCCATACTGTGACCATGATCCCAGGAGATGGGATTGGGCCAGAGCTCATGCTTCATGTCAGAGAATTGTTCCG GCATGCCTGTGTACCCGTGGATTTTGAGGAAGTTCTAGTGAGCTCAGAGGCATCTGAAAGTGACATACAAAATGCTATCATGGCCATCCGCCGTAACCGTGTGGCTCTCAAAG GAAACATCGAGACAAACCATAATCTGCCACCTTCCCACAAATCCCGGAACAACATATTGCG TACTACTTTGGATCTCTTTGCCAACCTGATTCATTGCAAGAGCCTTCCAGGTGTGGCAACCAGGCACCATGACATCGACATCCTCATTGTCCGGGAGAACACAGAGGGGGAATACAGCAGCCTAGAACATGAG AGTGTCTCTGGCGTGGTGGAGAGCCTCAAGATCATCACAAAGACAAAATCGCTGCGCATTGCTGAATATGCTTTCAGATTGGCACACGAAGCTGGTCGTAAGAAAGTGACAGCTGTCCACAAGGCCAATATTAT GAAACTGGGTGACGGTCTGTTCCTGCAGTGTTGCAAAGAGGTGGCATCTGGCTACCCAAATATCACCTTTGAGAGCATGATTGTTGACAACACTACCATGCAG CTGGTTTCCCGCCCACAGCAGTTTGACGTCATGGTTATGCCTAACCTCTATGGCAATATTGTCAACAATGTCTGCGCTGGATTGGTTGGCGGTCCAGGCCTGGTCCCAGGAGCCAATTATGGCCGTGACTATGCAGTTTTTGAAACA GCCACACGCAACACTGGCAAAAGTATTGCAGGCAAGAACATTGCGAACCCCACAGCAATGCTTCTCGCCAGCTGTATGATGCTGGATCACCTTAG GTTGCACAGCTACGCATCTGTGATCCGCAAGGCAGTCCTAACCTCCATGGATGATGCGGAA ACCCACACGCCAGATATTGGGGGCCTGGGTACCACCTCAGCAGCCGTTCAATCAATCATGAAGCAGATCACCAAGCCTAGGTCTCACCTGGCACAG TAA